In Dromiciops gliroides isolate mDroGli1 chromosome 5, mDroGli1.pri, whole genome shotgun sequence, the following are encoded in one genomic region:
- the TEX47 gene encoding testis-expressed protein 47, producing the protein MSIQKRKESRLYSESNWDRTGSFASHHGTHRGSHGFHGSSTHPTHHHMKHGGRHDQKIIMPQVPRKNYLHFLEEKRRLQFKKFLLHRMFLVAKISANVEKKKITDYYEQLYQNILKYHLGENVTGIILIYPTTILHVLESSTGTLYRILQDYVSHDENEPDFLLQDLKILVVSHNIPTRLFMQWYTSVVTVPVMYLEDITQSQSKDEVVTDCLTLVLKLGMYLLRNVKVGTKGPGDTLHNLVPELLLPEEIIKYLCKAEGFLTPAEFLRMYNKPIHVTLDAEVVWPAPTPL; encoded by the coding sequence ATGAgtatacaaaagagaaaagagtcaCGGCTATACAGTGAGTCCAATTGGGATCGTACTGGTTCCTTTGCCTCCCACCATGGGACCCACCGTGGGTCTCATGGTTTTCATGGTTCCTCAACACACCCCACCCACCACCATATGAAGCATGGAGGACGTCATGATCAGAAAATAATAATGCCACAAGTTCCACGAAAAAATTACCTACATTttctggaagagaaaagaagactacAATTCAAGAAATTTCTCCTTCACAGAATGTTTCTTGTGGCCAAGATATCAGcaaatgtggaaaagaaaaaaattacagattACTATGagcaattatatcaaaatatactCAAGTATCACCTGGGAGAAAATGTGACCGGGATCATCCTTATCTATCCTACAACCATTCTCCACGTCCTCGAGAGCTCCACTGGGACTCTTTACCGAATTCTTCAAGACTACGTTTCTCATGATGAAAATGAACCTGATTTTTTGCTCCAAGATCTAAAAATTTTAGTTGTGTCTCATAACATTCCAACGAGACTCTTCATGCAATGGTACACCTCGGTGGTCACCGTACCTGTGATGTATCTGGAAGATATCACTCAGTCCCAATCTAAAGACGAGGTGGTCACTGACTGCCTCACCCTGGTGCTCAAACTGGGCATGTACCTATTAAGGAATGTTAAAGTAGGCACTAAAGGGCCAGGGGATACCCTGCACAATCTTGTGCCTGAACTTCTTCTCCCTGAAGAAATCATAAAGTATCTGTGCAAAGCTGAAGGCTTCTTGACTCCCGCAGAGTTTTTAAGAATGTATAACAAGCCTATTCATGTGACACTGGATGCAGAAGTCGTGTGGCCTGCCCCCACACCTCTTTAG